A single genomic interval of Nocardioides nitrophenolicus harbors:
- a CDS encoding alpha/beta hydrolase, protein MKRALTIVASVATATALLVPGGSSNAAPQAPQVAAKAPSYTPPAPVWGACTNKRLIDAGAQCGMLEVPLDYAKPKGKKIQIAVSRVLHTNADYKGIIVGNPGGPGGSGLGMARLGAAIPNGVGAKYDWYGFDPRGVGSSTPSLSCNPDYKGQGYDRPNYVPTKKKDLRWWQRVTKKYAKACSKADAKRLLKHIHTTDVAQDLDSLRKAVGAPVLNYYGFSYGTYLGQVYATMFPKKVGRFVWDGVLNADRAFYQSNVDQNIQFDKNINRYFKWLALNDARYGLGTNGKKIRKGYYKLLKKLDKQPAADGKLGPDELGDVLLSAGYYVYDWDAIGQAYAKFVKTGDGKDLIDMYAGPGDDNGFAVYNAVQCTDAVWPNWKKTEADAWRVHEKHPFLTWGNTWYNAPCLNWPAPSRKAFEVSGKKVKSPILMIGETHDAATVFSGALATRQKFKTSFLIEGKGGTTHSGSLSGVACTDDLVASYLDTGVLPKRKKHKGSDLKCPPVAPEFLAARGNGPQTVNDRMPADLRRVLLEAQASGR, encoded by the coding sequence GTGAAGAGAGCACTGACGATCGTTGCGTCGGTTGCGACGGCAACAGCCCTGCTGGTGCCCGGGGGGAGCAGCAACGCTGCGCCGCAGGCTCCCCAGGTCGCCGCGAAGGCGCCGTCGTACACCCCGCCCGCGCCCGTGTGGGGCGCGTGCACCAACAAGCGTCTGATCGACGCTGGCGCCCAGTGCGGCATGCTCGAGGTACCCCTCGACTACGCCAAGCCCAAGGGCAAGAAGATCCAGATCGCCGTCAGCCGCGTGCTGCACACCAACGCCGACTACAAGGGCATCATCGTCGGCAACCCGGGTGGGCCCGGTGGCTCCGGCCTCGGCATGGCCCGGCTCGGCGCCGCGATCCCCAACGGCGTCGGCGCCAAGTACGACTGGTACGGCTTCGACCCGCGCGGCGTCGGCAGCAGCACGCCCTCGCTGAGCTGCAACCCCGACTACAAGGGGCAGGGCTACGACCGGCCGAACTACGTGCCCACCAAGAAGAAGGACCTCAGGTGGTGGCAGCGGGTCACCAAGAAGTACGCCAAGGCGTGCTCGAAGGCCGACGCCAAGCGGCTGCTCAAGCACATCCACACCACCGACGTCGCGCAGGACCTCGACAGCCTGCGCAAGGCGGTCGGCGCGCCGGTGCTGAACTACTACGGCTTCTCCTACGGCACCTACCTCGGCCAGGTCTACGCGACCATGTTCCCGAAGAAGGTCGGCCGCTTCGTGTGGGACGGCGTGCTCAACGCGGACCGCGCGTTCTACCAGTCGAACGTCGACCAGAACATCCAGTTCGACAAGAACATCAACCGCTACTTCAAGTGGCTGGCCCTCAACGACGCCCGCTACGGCCTCGGCACCAACGGCAAGAAGATCCGCAAGGGCTACTACAAGCTGCTCAAGAAGCTCGACAAGCAGCCCGCGGCCGACGGCAAGCTCGGACCCGACGAGCTCGGTGACGTGCTGCTCAGCGCCGGCTACTACGTCTACGACTGGGACGCGATCGGCCAGGCGTACGCGAAGTTCGTCAAGACCGGTGACGGCAAGGACCTGATCGACATGTACGCCGGCCCCGGCGACGACAACGGGTTCGCGGTCTACAACGCCGTCCAGTGCACCGACGCGGTGTGGCCGAACTGGAAGAAGACCGAGGCCGACGCCTGGCGGGTGCACGAGAAGCACCCCTTCCTCACCTGGGGCAACACCTGGTACAACGCGCCCTGCCTGAACTGGCCGGCCCCGTCGCGCAAGGCGTTCGAGGTCAGCGGCAAGAAGGTCAAGTCGCCGATCCTGATGATCGGTGAGACCCACGACGCCGCGACCGTCTTCTCCGGTGCGCTCGCCACCCGCCAGAAGTTCAAGACCTCGTTCCTGATCGAGGGCAAGGGCGGGACGACGCACTCCGGCTCGCTGTCCGGCGTCGCCTGCACCGACGACCTGGTCGCCAGCTACCTCGACACCGGCGTGCTGCCCAAGCGCAAGAAGCACAAGGGCAGCGACCTGAAGTGCCCGCCGGTCGCGCCGGAGTTCCTGGCCGCCCGGGGCAACGGGCCGCAGACGGTGAACGACCGGATGCCGGCGGACCTGCGCCGGGTGCTGCTGGAGGCGCAGGCCTCCGGCCGCTGA
- the egtD gene encoding L-histidine N(alpha)-methyltransferase, whose protein sequence is MSQEVRVLLEPDWASGSLAADVRRGLSTIPRTLPPRWLYDDRGSALFDEITRLPEYYPFAAEHAILTAHAGDIVTASGATSLIELGSGTSEKTRLLLDAFTERGQLERFAPVDVSEATLREAAEQIAARYPDLDVTAVVGDFTLHLAQLPAGGRRMVAFLGGTIGNLYREERAAFLGALADVLEPGDSLLLGTDLVKSADRLIAAYDDERGVTEEFIRNSLVVVNRELGADFDPDAFSYVPFWDPHMERMDLRLRAEVPQRVSIPGAELVLDLAMGEEIRIEISTKFRVSRIAAELEAAGLDVARVWTDDAGDFALTLAVKV, encoded by the coding sequence ATGAGCCAGGAGGTGCGGGTGCTGCTGGAGCCCGACTGGGCGAGCGGCAGCCTCGCGGCCGACGTACGCCGAGGCCTGAGCACCATCCCGCGGACCCTGCCGCCGCGCTGGCTCTACGACGACCGGGGCTCGGCGCTGTTCGACGAGATCACCCGGCTGCCGGAGTACTACCCCTTCGCCGCCGAGCACGCCATCCTCACCGCCCACGCCGGCGACATCGTGACCGCGAGCGGGGCGACCTCGCTGATCGAGCTCGGCAGTGGTACCAGTGAGAAGACCCGGCTGCTGCTCGACGCCTTCACCGAGCGGGGCCAGCTGGAGAGGTTCGCGCCGGTCGACGTCTCCGAGGCGACCCTGCGCGAGGCGGCCGAGCAGATCGCGGCGCGCTATCCCGACCTCGACGTGACCGCGGTGGTCGGCGACTTCACCCTCCACCTCGCCCAGCTGCCGGCCGGGGGCCGGCGGATGGTGGCCTTCCTCGGCGGCACCATCGGCAACCTCTACCGCGAGGAGCGGGCCGCCTTCCTCGGGGCGCTGGCCGACGTGCTCGAGCCGGGCGACTCGCTGCTGCTCGGCACCGACCTGGTCAAGAGCGCCGACCGGCTGATCGCGGCGTACGACGACGAGCGTGGTGTCACCGAGGAGTTCATCCGCAACAGCCTGGTCGTGGTCAACCGCGAGCTGGGTGCGGACTTCGACCCTGACGCGTTCTCCTATGTCCCGTTCTGGGATCCCCACATGGAGCGGATGGACCTGCGGCTGCGCGCGGAGGTGCCGCAGCGGGTGAGCATCCCGGGCGCCGAGCTGGTGCTGGACCTGGCGATGGGGGAGGAGATCCGGATCGAGATCTCGACCAAGTTCCGGGTCAGCCGGATCGCCGCCGAGCTGGAGGCCGCGGGCCTCGACGTGGCGCGGGTGTGGACCGACGATGCTGGCGACTTCGCCCTCACCCTCGCCGTGAAGGTATAG
- the egtB gene encoding ergothioneine biosynthesis protein EgtB, which produces MTATQWTADSLLTRYDEVRAHTERLAAPLSPEDQTVQSMPDVSPTKWHRAHVTWFFETFVLADNERNFAPYQDQYWFLFNSYYEAVGPRYNRAERGVISRPGAHDVGLYRSNVDERFRNLIDQTDQGTIDKLAGTIELGFHHEQQHQELLLMDIKHVLSLNPLRPTYAGTPAGPTTPDQLNWVEVEGGLVEIGHDSSGFSFDNELPRHLVHLEPYRLADRLVTNGEWLEFMADGGYRRPELWLSDGWAQVKAQGWRAPFYWTEVDGVWFEHTLHGSFPVDPGLPASHVSHYEADAYATWAGKRLPTEAEWEHAVRGHGDDGEANLADTETWHPRAAGRSTGRLRQAYGDCWEWTSSAYLPYPGFHPAEGAIGEYNGKFMSGQMVLRGGCALTPPGHARASYRNFFPPGARWALSGVRLADGGVRG; this is translated from the coding sequence ATGACCGCAACCCAGTGGACAGCGGACTCCCTCTTGACCAGGTACGACGAGGTCAGAGCTCACACCGAGCGCCTCGCCGCGCCGTTGAGCCCGGAGGACCAGACGGTCCAGTCGATGCCGGACGTGTCGCCGACGAAGTGGCACCGGGCCCACGTGACCTGGTTCTTCGAGACGTTCGTGCTGGCGGACAACGAGCGCAACTTCGCGCCCTACCAGGACCAGTACTGGTTCCTGTTCAACAGCTACTACGAGGCGGTCGGGCCGAGGTACAACCGGGCCGAGCGCGGGGTGATCAGCAGGCCGGGAGCCCATGACGTGGGGCTCTACCGCAGCAATGTCGACGAGCGCTTCCGCAACCTGATCGACCAGACCGACCAGGGGACGATCGACAAGCTGGCGGGGACGATCGAGCTGGGCTTCCATCATGAGCAGCAGCACCAGGAGCTGCTGTTGATGGACATCAAGCACGTCCTCTCGCTCAACCCCCTGCGCCCGACGTACGCCGGCACCCCGGCCGGCCCGACGACCCCGGACCAGCTCAACTGGGTCGAGGTCGAGGGCGGGTTGGTGGAGATCGGCCACGACAGCAGCGGCTTCTCGTTCGACAACGAGCTGCCACGACACCTGGTCCACCTCGAGCCGTACCGGCTCGCCGACCGGCTGGTGACCAACGGGGAGTGGCTGGAGTTCATGGCCGACGGGGGGTATCGGCGTCCGGAGCTGTGGCTCTCCGACGGGTGGGCGCAGGTGAAGGCGCAGGGCTGGCGGGCGCCGTTCTACTGGACCGAGGTCGACGGGGTGTGGTTCGAGCACACCCTCCACGGCAGCTTCCCGGTCGACCCGGGGCTGCCGGCGAGCCATGTCAGCCACTACGAGGCCGACGCCTACGCGACCTGGGCGGGCAAGCGGCTGCCGACCGAGGCGGAGTGGGAGCACGCCGTGCGTGGGCACGGCGACGACGGAGAGGCCAACCTGGCCGACACCGAGACCTGGCACCCGCGGGCAGCGGGCAGGAGCACGGGCCGGCTGCGGCAGGCGTACGGCGACTGCTGGGAGTGGACCTCGTCGGCGTACCTGCCCTATCCCGGCTTCCACCCGGCCGAGGGCGCGATCGGGGAGTACAACGGCAAGTTCATGTCCGGGCAGATGGTGCTGCGCGGCGGCTGCGCGCTGACGCCGCCGGGACACGCGCGAGCCAGCTACCGCAACTTCTTCCCGCCGGGGGCGCGGTGGGCGCTGAGCGGGGTGCGGCTGGCCGACGGGGGTGTGCGCGGATGA
- a CDS encoding DNA adenine methylase, with product MIDVMARRRSNPSPLRYPGGKASLAGFFEDTIRALGLVKPTYVEPYAGGAGAGLDLLYRDIVGRVVINDFDYSVYSLWDSMLHRHEEFLDRFDSVPLTVEEWKRQREIYRRRDEPGLDKLDLGFATFFLNRTNRSGVLRGGMIGGLKQEGTYKLDARFNKETLRQRIEAVGKHRSKILVTHQDGVRRLRDWLPKENVFAYVDPPYYEKGSALYLNSFNDDQHRSLAQWLNALSDANWVLTYDIADFIKKLYRDRTSLEFNLHYSANRREVASEFMVLSNTVAKALGSES from the coding sequence TTGATCGATGTCATGGCGCGGCGACGCTCCAATCCGAGCCCGCTCCGCTATCCCGGCGGCAAAGCGTCGCTTGCGGGCTTCTTTGAGGACACGATCCGGGCTCTTGGGCTGGTCAAGCCCACATACGTCGAGCCGTACGCCGGGGGGGCCGGGGCCGGCCTTGATCTGCTGTACCGAGACATCGTCGGCCGTGTGGTCATCAACGACTTCGACTATTCAGTCTACTCGTTGTGGGACTCCATGCTCCACCGCCACGAGGAGTTTCTGGACCGCTTCGACTCGGTGCCGCTCACAGTCGAGGAGTGGAAGCGACAGCGTGAGATCTATCGGCGTCGCGACGAACCGGGACTCGACAAGCTGGACCTCGGATTCGCAACCTTCTTCCTCAACCGGACCAACCGATCCGGCGTTCTGCGCGGAGGCATGATCGGCGGCCTCAAGCAGGAGGGGACGTACAAGCTCGACGCACGCTTCAACAAGGAGACCCTCAGGCAACGGATCGAAGCCGTCGGCAAGCACCGGTCCAAGATCCTGGTTACACACCAGGACGGCGTGCGTCGCCTTCGAGACTGGCTCCCGAAGGAGAACGTCTTCGCGTACGTCGATCCCCCGTACTACGAGAAGGGCAGTGCGCTCTACCTGAATTCGTTCAACGACGACCAGCATCGTTCGCTCGCCCAGTGGCTCAATGCCTTGTCCGACGCCAACTGGGTACTCACGTACGACATCGCCGACTTCATCAAGAAGCTGTATCGAGACCGCACATCGCTGGAGTTCAACCTCCACTACTCCGCGAATCGCCGCGAAGTGGCCAGCGAGTTCATGGTTCTGTCGAACACCGTGGCGAAGGCGCTCGGCTCCGAGAGTTAA
- a CDS encoding DNA double-strand break repair nuclease NurA, with the protein MPYETVAGSHELASRLGHSAAAVRAVADNRTFHVPAEALRDAEDIKKKVRPRGDFLFPDEKRLTAALAIDGSYVVERIRDGLPSVLYGFAQAAAAYVDLTIMESQAAERFVDPYEVERAVNTALVTLDLPVAGAYTREGVDIATSWREAIDGLFRAKKVQVNRLDESLLDLLFLLHGRPGAPASRLPVNCPTEDCQKDVMVPAAGVECIACNEWLYPTDVLRIHEEVGEEGSNQSALGRLMSVVELLVLVGLATLLWEQSRYELLPRTLFIVDGPLAVYGPPAKLRARALEYFQFMDAGTPGDAPYLCGLEKTGAMVDFARQLARHEILQPGEVLVCDEEILARVTNATNVQAYGKETYWGRKFVYRALDGRVVVPTVMPAVGAPYDANGGQPDPKDYPTLPAIIDVIDRTGSSMYVDGIIPVAAAHGKAAFPIGVGTDVLRLVATQRLGLAQGS; encoded by the coding sequence ATGCCCTACGAAACCGTCGCGGGGTCTCATGAGCTCGCGTCGAGGCTCGGGCATTCGGCAGCGGCGGTTCGCGCAGTCGCCGACAACCGAACCTTTCACGTCCCGGCTGAGGCCCTCCGTGACGCAGAGGACATCAAGAAGAAGGTTCGGCCTCGCGGCGATTTCCTCTTTCCCGATGAAAAGCGGTTGACCGCTGCGCTGGCGATCGATGGCTCGTATGTCGTCGAGCGCATCCGTGACGGCTTGCCGTCGGTGCTCTACGGCTTCGCGCAGGCAGCTGCGGCGTACGTCGATCTCACGATCATGGAGTCCCAGGCAGCCGAAAGGTTTGTCGACCCATACGAGGTCGAACGCGCCGTGAATACGGCGCTTGTGACGCTCGACCTGCCTGTTGCCGGCGCATACACGCGGGAGGGAGTAGACATCGCCACGTCGTGGCGCGAGGCCATCGACGGCCTCTTTCGGGCCAAGAAGGTTCAGGTCAATCGACTCGACGAATCTCTGCTCGACCTGCTTTTCCTGCTCCACGGCCGTCCCGGGGCCCCGGCGAGCCGCTTGCCGGTCAACTGTCCCACTGAGGACTGCCAGAAGGACGTTATGGTGCCGGCCGCCGGCGTTGAATGCATCGCATGCAACGAGTGGCTGTACCCCACGGACGTACTCCGCATCCACGAGGAGGTTGGCGAGGAGGGCTCGAACCAGTCGGCGCTGGGACGGCTGATGTCAGTCGTCGAACTCCTCGTCCTTGTCGGACTTGCGACGCTGCTGTGGGAGCAGTCGCGTTACGAGCTCCTGCCGAGGACCCTGTTCATCGTGGACGGCCCTCTCGCTGTTTACGGTCCGCCTGCGAAGCTGCGGGCCCGGGCCTTGGAGTACTTCCAGTTCATGGACGCAGGGACTCCCGGCGACGCCCCATACCTGTGTGGACTTGAGAAGACAGGCGCGATGGTGGACTTCGCTCGTCAATTGGCCCGTCACGAGATCCTCCAGCCCGGCGAGGTCCTGGTCTGTGACGAGGAGATCCTGGCCAGGGTCACGAACGCGACGAATGTGCAGGCGTACGGCAAAGAGACCTACTGGGGGCGCAAGTTCGTCTATCGCGCCCTCGACGGACGTGTCGTGGTGCCGACGGTGATGCCGGCTGTCGGCGCGCCATACGACGCGAACGGTGGTCAGCCCGACCCGAAGGATTACCCGACGCTGCCGGCGATCATCGACGTCATCGACCGGACCGGGTCCTCGATGTACGTCGACGGCATCATCCCGGTGGCAGCCGCACACGGGAAGGCGGCCTTCCCGATTGGCGTTGGGACCGACGTCCTACGTCTCGTCGCTACCCAGCGCCTGGGACTAGCCCAGGGCAGTTAA
- a CDS encoding helicase HerA domain-containing protein — MTELIPGVGAGSLLHAQLLADDRSTRIGAIYRLDYNEAIVLTHDKWKFDAGGIPQHSFLLATAQDINTPQVDDDEVLLLRVEGTAPLSMETDLHAVREESLRSALSSNNDPLPSAVLDVEMDPFTRNRVSFTGLRCRILGTFYEDDVDGRKVLEFGADVDNFYATSTYRVLKPVGDGLSTIASYLKPTGREQERVRIGAVRYSATRRRAKTSKQADAAVEVNIHDFIGNKTALLGMTRMGKSNTAKTIIARTFVISERQRAVSGKPIGQLIFDPQGEYANANTQDGTEIAAIGANHVSIYKFGADGSQPHVKPLNINFFSENQIDAVQGLISEALSGEGSGYVKDFAGTSYSDVAGDRSATTHAQRARMVLYGALMRAGFSVPANFSARINMAGSLQATITNDLGRNPFTQAGRTPNIVSVGASDLEAVVDKIIELREANSQDAADFTKDVRWKSVEPIFTTQSGGRSVRGWRNLNPLRPFHSPLTQNDPAIEIYDELVDGRIVIVDLHVGAEAVTRAMSEDITRRLLSRQTEVFTSGQEPPHIQVMLEEAHNLFSSDRYKDDLDVWVKLAKEASKLNLGMTYATQEVSGVAHQVKANTANWVVAHLNNTTEVNELAKFYDFGSFKDAIIASEDRGYVRLKTLSSPYIVPVQIDRYDVELVNEARAAAGDAPLTPGRDS, encoded by the coding sequence ATGACCGAGCTCATCCCAGGAGTAGGCGCCGGCTCGCTGCTCCATGCCCAGCTGCTCGCCGACGACCGATCCACCCGGATCGGCGCGATCTACCGGCTGGACTACAACGAGGCCATAGTGCTCACGCACGACAAGTGGAAGTTCGACGCTGGCGGCATCCCGCAGCACTCATTCCTTCTCGCCACGGCGCAGGACATCAATACCCCGCAGGTCGATGACGACGAGGTGCTCCTGCTGCGGGTCGAGGGAACGGCTCCGCTCTCAATGGAGACCGACCTACACGCCGTCCGCGAAGAGTCGCTCAGGTCGGCTCTTTCCAGCAACAACGACCCGCTGCCGTCGGCTGTGCTCGACGTCGAGATGGACCCGTTCACGCGCAACCGCGTCTCGTTCACTGGCCTCCGCTGCCGCATCCTGGGCACCTTCTACGAAGACGACGTGGATGGCCGGAAGGTTCTCGAGTTCGGCGCCGACGTCGACAACTTCTACGCAACGTCCACCTACCGAGTGCTCAAGCCGGTGGGAGACGGACTCTCGACCATCGCGTCCTACCTCAAGCCGACGGGACGCGAGCAGGAGCGAGTGCGGATCGGCGCGGTGCGCTACTCGGCGACCCGGCGGCGCGCGAAGACGTCGAAGCAGGCAGATGCTGCGGTAGAGGTCAACATCCACGACTTCATCGGGAACAAGACCGCTCTGCTTGGTATGACCCGGATGGGTAAGTCCAACACGGCCAAGACCATCATCGCCCGCACCTTCGTGATCTCGGAGCGGCAGCGCGCCGTTAGCGGGAAGCCGATCGGTCAACTGATCTTCGACCCGCAGGGGGAGTACGCCAACGCCAACACCCAAGACGGCACCGAGATCGCCGCCATCGGCGCCAACCACGTGAGCATCTACAAGTTCGGCGCGGACGGATCGCAGCCCCACGTGAAGCCTCTCAACATCAACTTCTTCTCCGAGAACCAGATCGATGCCGTACAGGGCCTGATCTCAGAGGCGCTGAGCGGCGAGGGATCGGGATACGTGAAGGACTTCGCAGGAACGTCGTACTCCGACGTCGCAGGCGACCGATCGGCCACCACCCACGCACAGCGGGCGCGCATGGTCCTTTACGGAGCGTTGATGCGCGCTGGTTTCAGCGTCCCGGCCAACTTTAGCGCGCGCATCAACATGGCCGGGAGCCTCCAGGCGACGATCACCAACGACCTGGGCCGAAACCCGTTCACTCAAGCGGGTCGGACACCCAACATCGTGTCAGTTGGCGCTAGCGACCTCGAGGCGGTCGTCGACAAGATCATCGAGCTTCGCGAGGCCAACAGCCAAGACGCTGCCGACTTCACCAAGGACGTGCGGTGGAAGAGCGTGGAGCCGATCTTCACGACGCAGAGCGGAGGGCGATCGGTCCGCGGCTGGCGCAACCTCAACCCCTTGCGGCCGTTCCACAGCCCGCTGACTCAGAACGACCCAGCCATCGAGATTTACGACGAGCTGGTCGACGGTCGGATCGTCATTGTCGACCTCCACGTCGGTGCGGAGGCTGTGACGAGGGCGATGAGCGAAGACATCACACGACGGTTGCTCTCGCGCCAGACCGAGGTGTTCACGTCCGGTCAGGAGCCTCCTCACATCCAGGTGATGCTCGAGGAAGCCCACAACCTCTTCTCGTCAGACCGTTACAAGGACGACCTGGACGTATGGGTGAAGCTGGCCAAGGAGGCCAGCAAGCTGAATCTCGGCATGACGTACGCGACACAAGAGGTTTCCGGCGTCGCCCATCAGGTCAAGGCGAACACCGCCAACTGGGTTGTCGCACACCTCAACAACACGACCGAGGTCAACGAACTCGCTAAGTTCTACGACTTCGGCTCGTTCAAGGACGCGATCATTGCCTCAGAAGACCGCGGCTACGTGCGACTCAAGACGCTTTCGTCGCCCTACATCGTGCCCGTTCAGATCGATCGGTACGACGTTGAGCTTGTGAACGAAGCCCGCGCGGCCGCAGGAGATGCCCCGCTTACGCCGGGGCGGGATTCCTGA